CTGAGAGTGCATGGGTCTCTGGCAGTTGTTACAGTCTTCTTGGCATATGTGGCTTTTATTTACCCATTTCTGAGTTTTATGTGGAAGCATTTCCTGTGACGTTTACTATGGACTGAATGAAAATGTGCCTTCGCTGGGCACGTTGGTGGGCAGAACTTAACTTACAGTCACTGCCGACTCTGGGCAGCTCTGAGCTATGGTTGCCTCTTATTTCTAAGcttcagaagaaaaatgtcttatCTCACTTTTTGCATCTGTGGTTTAATTAAATGTGTTGGTTCCCTTTCTTCAGGTCCCCTTACCCATCTCTAGGTCTTTTTCAGAGCAAGGCTGTCCTCTGGGACAGCCAGAGGTGTAAACTGAACGCTTTCTAGATTCATTGTGGGATTTTCACCCAGGACTTATTGTCCCTAAGAGTTTTCAGATGGTGTCATACAGCAAAATGTGAAGTGGGGTTGCGCGATTCACCTACTTTTTTTATGACTagaaaacataaaggaaaaataTGTACTTTAATTTTCTGGCTTTGGGATAGAGCTAAAGCCTTAAAGTCTTTGACTAGGAATAAATTAGACGTGTTGGGGAAAGAGACAGGTAGCCCTTTAGCCCATTCCAAAGATGTCCAACTGAGAAAGTCAGTGCTATCTCCTAGCTCCAACTTTCTTATGTGTCTCCCAAAGGCAGTTCAAAGGAGCCCAACCTCATGAATATAATTCTCTGCATTGAAACTTTGCCACTCCAAGTCTTAAAATACGAGGAAAAAGGTGGGCCCAGTACAGTGGAAAGAACGAGGCCTGAGAGACCTGGGATGCTGGAAGATAGCTGTATAGGTTCTGGACTTTTAATTctgttaaaataaaatagcatttatTTTGCACAAATCAATTCAGTAACCCTAAGTGGTCTGAGACCTGGATAGGCATCTAAACTATCTTTTTAGGCTGCTTCTTTCTTTTGACGGATATTGTGGTGGTAAACAGAGAAGACATTTGTACCTTGCTAattgtttccctcccccctccctttttaaaatttgaaactgGAACTAAGTTTCAGGAgaggatttttttggggggagggataAACAGAATGCACCTGAGCAGCCATAGCTACTCCCATCTACCCCTCTTCCTGTAGCTGCCTTCCGTTGGATATGCCCCTTCCTTTCTTAAATCCATGCAAGTTCCTGATCTGTGTAAAAGTAATCCCTGGGTCTGGGGAATGAAAGTTGAGTAAATTCAACAATCTCTTTCCTCCTTAAGGTTGGTAATGTGGGCCTTGTTTGATCAGAGAGCAATGGTGGGAGGGCATGAGAGttcagaggatcctagaaggttGCTTGGCCACACCCTGGGGAGGTTTTCCCCCCTTGGGGTTAAGATCTGACACTACTGAGGCACGCTTTCAAACAGTGTGTTGATTAAAGATGCAAACACTTGTGTGTGAGCTAAAGAGcgaggtatgtgtgtatgtgttggaggaaACTCTTATCCAACTCCAACCCTAATGGGGTCTCCTAGCCCTgttaataaatgtttattttatctaaAGTAATTCCCCCAAACACATTCTCTCTTGATTAGTGATCAAATTCTCGAACTTTCCGCTGCCTCGGTTTCCTCCTCAGGAAAGTAAGAGTCATACACAGCACCTAAGGGGATTGCTGTGAGCGACACAAATCTATCTGTGCTCATGTAAACAATCTCTATCTAACAGTCAGGCGCAGCTAAACTCTGTAAGGGTTAGCCATTGTTAGTGCTAGGCTGTTGGATCTAGGGTGATAGCTGCAAGAGTTTCCCCAGAGGGTCTTTCTCCTCCACGTTTTCTTCTAGTAATGGGCCAAAAGCTGGGTAGGAAAAAAATGAGAGTAAAGCACACTTCTTTCTAAAGAATTTTATTGATCAATGAGTATTTCTTCCAAGAAGTAGTTTGTTTGCCTGCGTTGGTAGAGGCTGGAGTTAAAGGGCTTACATAAGGGAAAGTCGAAAAGTACCTTAGAGGATTCCAGCAGCAATCCTCTGGGGCTCTGAAGGTCAGTGGAAGTCCACCTTTGAGGATATTACCTGGACATATAGGTCCCCATCCTTCCCATGCTGATTTCCCCTCTGGGGATTTCTTaaactacccccccccccaaagggaAAGGAATGGTTTGAAGAACTCAATGGACCCAGGAGGTCTTAAATGAGTGGAGAGAGTATGTCACTTGCTTAGAAACTTCACTCAGAAATTTATCAGAGAGGAAAGGCCCAACGGGCAAATAGCACCTTGATGCCTGTATAACTCTGTCATAGTGTGAGCACAATGCTGGTTAAGTGTATTTAGGCCCCATCTTGGTCCTGGTGCATTTAGCGGGAACAGGGGACCATGGAAGACCTCCACTCTTCATTTTTGCGTCCCGCTCAGGTTCCAGCAGTTGAACTGGTATCTTTGCAGTTTAGGCCAGACAACTTGCGGGTGTGTGACCTTCTGCCATCCCCATCCAGTATGGCAAGCGCAACCTACAGCTAGACGGTGTGCGGGTGGGCAAAAAACTAGAGGTGGCTTTCCCTCCAGGACCCTAAAGGGACCTCCGCACCACCCCTCggttctttctgtctccctcccccccagGATCTACACGGGCTGCGACATGGACCGCTTGACCCCGTCGCCCAACGACTCTCCGCGCTCTCAGATCGTGCCCGGCGCTCGCTACGCCATGGCCGGCTCTTTCCTGCAAGATCAATTCGTGAGCAACTACGCCAAGGCCCGCTTCCACCCGGGCGCCGGCGCGGGCCCCGGGCCTGGCACGGACCGCAGCGTGCCGCACACCAACGGGCTACTGTCCCCGCAACAGGCCGAGGACCCGGGCGCGCCGTCGCCGCAGCGCTGGTTCGTGACGCCGGCCAACAACCGGCTGGACTTCGCGGCCTCGGCCTACGATACGGCCACGGACTTCGCCGGCAACGCGGCCACGCTGCTGTCGTACGCGGCCGCGGGCGTGAAGGCGCTGCCGCTGCAGGCCGCGGGCTGCACGGGCCGCCCGCTCGGCTACTACGCCGACCCTTCCGGCTGGGGCGCGCGCAGCCCTCCGCAGTACTGCGGCGCCAAGTCGGGCTCCGTGCTCCCCTGCTGGCCCAACAGCGCTGCGGCCGCCGCGCGCATGGCGGGCGCCAACCCCTACTTAGGCGAGGAGGCCGAGGGCCTGGCGGCCGAGCGCTCTCCGCTGGCGCCCGCCGCCGAGGACGCCAAGCCCAAGGACCTGTCCGACTCCAGCTGGATCGAGACGCCCTCCTCGATCAAGTCCATCGACTCGAGCGACTCGGGGATTTACGAGCAGGCCAAGCGGAGGCGGATCTCTCCGGCCGACACGCCGGTGTCCGAGAGCTCGTCCCCACTCAAGAGCGAGGTGCTGGCCCAGCGGGACTGCGAGAAGAACTGCGCCAAGGACATAGGCGGCTACTATGGCTTCTACTCGCACAGCTAGGCCGCCAGCCCGCTCGCCCGTGCCCCCGGCCCCTCAGCTCGGCCCCACGTCCTCCTCCCCAGGCCCGCTCTTGCGCACTCGCTCTTTCACTTGACGCTCGATGACCGTCTGCGGGGATAAGTGCAGGTCTCCCACtatgattttaaaactttttttttctctttctttctgcacaGCCATCTCTGCAGTTAGCGCACCGACCTTGAACCTGGCTGTAAACCTTGTGGTTTTCCAACTTTTCGTCTATGAAGTTATGAtcctcccttttttatttttctctctccttgtcccccctcactctctccttctttctcttggaATGAAACTCTTCAACTTTAGGAGACCTGGGCAATCCTGCCAGGCGTCAGCGATTCCGACCCGCCTTGTCTTGGCCTCCCTATTAACCGTAGGATGTTGACTCTAGAACCTGCACCCACCCAGCGCGTCCTTTCTTATACccgagtggatggatggatggatggatggtagggATGTTAATACTTTTAGTGGAACAAAGCCTGTGAAATGATTGTATATAGTGTTAATTTATTGTAACGAATGGCTAGTTTTTATTCTCATCGTCAAGGCACAAAACCAGTTCACGCTTAACTTTTTAtacccttcctttttttctccttttctttttctcctctcattctttctcttcccccgCCCCCTTTGTTTTCTTGTGAGATATTAAAGATATTCTAAGAGGCTCTGGAAACACGAAACAACACTTCATAGTGGTGGCTTTCTCACTTCTCAGTTCGTTGCATGATGTAACCACTATGTGCCCCAGTGCACACAGCATAGCTAAGGAGAATCCACCTGAACATCTATAAAAGCTAGTCGTCTGTTCCTAGGCGAGTCGATTAAGCGACATGCTTGCCACACAGACATAACTGGAGTTGTatgtgtccctccctccctccctccctcctgaatGGAATAGCTCCACATCAGCAATATTATTTTGCCTTATTTGTTTTTCCCCAAAGTGCCAAATCCACTACTGGTCTGTGCAGGTGCCAAATATGCTGATAAACTGTTTCCGACTATCTTTTCAGTCCCCACTCCACCTTTCTATGCTGTAAATCTTTGTAATGAATAATCTACTAATGATAGAGATGACTGAATTGTTGGTAACTATAGTGTAGTCTAGTGAAGATGAATTGTGTGAGTTGTATATTTTACTGCATTTTAGTTTGAAAACAATTCCCCCGCCACTTAGAGACAGCTGAAATTTGACTTTCTTGGGAAAACACTTAGCATTATTGCAAGTAAGACTGATTCCCCCCaagtcttgttatatttgataaGGAGCATTAATCCCCCTGGAAATAGATTAGTAGGATTTCTAATGTTGTGTAGCAAACTTATACTTTTTTTGTACTTTAAAATCAATGTGAAATATGCATCATACACAATATTCAATCTAGATTCCAGTCTATGGGGGGATTTTTCCTAATAGGAATTCAGGGTCTAAACGTGTGTATACTTTGGCTCTTCTGTAAATCAAATGTtgtgatttttatatttgttttgttttgtctgtgaaTTGAATAATTTATACAAGTACACACTCCACTGAGAATCGTTTTGTTTTCTGCTCGTTTGTATCGTCTGTGTAtaacaagtaaaataaatctgGTAAAACGCTAAATATGGTGTTGAGAGCAGTTTACAGTTTGCAAAGAATTATTATAGGTTATGGCTTTTAAGGGTTAAGAAGACTAGcccctcttccttctgctctgggCAGTCTTACAGTAGCCACTTCCCACACCCCTGTTGTTTCATAGTACCACCAGGGATTacttttttcctatttatttacaGTTATTCAATTCCCTATGAGTGTAGTTCTCTTTACTGCTGTATGTTTTCTCTAGGAAAATATATGAACTGTCTTTATCCTAGTTCTCATTCTCTCCGGAGGGGGAATAACAGGAAAAGGAGGGTCTGCAGAGGAGTTAaggatttctttaaaattcatacaGTAGTTTGTGAGGCATCAGGTTAGAGTAGGGTATAATTTAAGGCAAGTCAAGATAAACTGTTGCCCGCAGATGCTGAACATTTTGGTTTTACAAAGAGGTCTTGGAGGTGACTGGTGAATCTTTATAAATGCAAACTTGGAAGGGCCTACATTTCTGGAGAGGGAGGTTTCAGAGTATTGTTTCCGGTGCAGTGGAGAAAGACCCACAGAACCAATACACGAAAGAACCGAGTTAAAAACTTGCTTTAGGTTAGGGATTGGAGGTGATGCTTGGGGTCGCCTTCTCGGTGTCTTCTGTAATGGGATTCTTGCCACAGTTTTACCCAGGTCAGGTCCCCACCCTTGAGAGCAAATGGCGATGAGGAATTACATGAGAAAGTTTTCAAGTCTATCTTTACCTCATAGAGGCGACTTCTGTACTTTGGTCTCCAAAGAGAGGGTGACTCCTGAAAGGGACAAGATAAATGGTTCAACCTTCTCCGTTAGTCTCAATTGGCCTGGGGTGACAGAAGTAAACTTATCAGAACCCAGAGACCATCCGTGTCCCCTTTGTGGTGCGACAGATGTAAAGAAGCTTCAAAATTGCAATTAACATGAAAAGTCGTGAGGGAGATTACACTGACTTGCCTTCCCTGGACAATCCTGCCGCTAGACGGCGTTCCGTGGAGTCTTGTGTGCCAcggagagggaaaaaaatgatgactgatttttcctttgtttttcttttcccctctcctcaCCTAAGAAGTAAAGACGAACGACCAAAAAAACACCAAACACGgcgtatggtgtgtgtgtgtgtagggagaggAGTGGAGCAGTGTGTTCCCGTGACCACGCACCCGCCCGGGGCTGCACTCTCAGCCTGCCGGTCCGCCCGCTTGCCCGCTTGCCCGCCCAGGCCCAGCAGCAGCACGTGCAGCCATGTGCGCGAGCGCGCTCTCGCGGGGGTCAGGGCTCCAGGGCGCGTGGCCGCGGGTTGGCCGAGCGCGCTCCGACCCCAAGCCCACTCGCGGGAGCGCGCCTCCCCGACCGCGTCCCCCTCCATGCCGACCCCCGCCGCTTCCCCGGCCCGGTCGGGGCGAGGCCGGGAGTGGTGTCAAGTGCGTAAGCGAAGCCCTTAGCCTCCGAGGAGAGATTTCACAGGAACGAAGCGCCTCGTGCTGAAAGACGAGCCTTAGCTGCTCTTAGCAAGCTTAAAAACACCGGGGAGGTCGTTTCCCTCGCAGCTCCGCCATCTGCTGTGTGGACTGAGTCAGCGTGAGGTAAATCTGCAGCCACGCGCTCCTCTCGGGGGCTGTATGCTTTCTGGTCCCCTTGACAGCACGagcccttctcctcctctgcagGAGGAGCCTGGGTGTCGGCGGAGTGAGGGGACTGTGGCTGCTGAGACGCCGCCGGTCCGAGGACAGGCAATGTTGGCCCCGGGGGCGGCCCAGGTCACGCCCCAGGCGGCTCATCCAAGTCGAGGCCGGAGAGGGATGGCCGGAGAGGGATGGCCGACCCTAGCTGTCAACTCAGTCCCCTCAGTTCTCAATGGCGCGTTTCTACACaaggaaatgcaggaaaagaGGCAAGGGCGCACTGCCTTGGCCTTCCTTCGCCCGCTTCCAGCCTGTAGCCACCCGCGCCCATCTTGCAGGCCTTCAACCTCTTCGCCCTGCGCTGGTCGTGGAGAGCTGCTGGGGCCGTGAGGCGCCGCCCTGAGGCCTAACCCGCGAGCGGATGCCTGCCTGAGGCCGCGATGGCGGCGGGATCCGAGGGCCTACCAGGCTGGCACGCATGTGGAGCCCAGCCTTAGGCCTCAGGCCTAAACAAGCTGCTCAGCGAACTTGCAAGACAGTGGGCACATGGGTGGAGGGAAAGCCTGGGGTCATGCTGCAGGGTCAGGGCATCACCACCTCCAACCTCAGGCTCTTCTTGCCTGATGCAAAGCCAGGCCTCTGTACTCAATAGCCTTCAACCTCTAACAGCATTTTAATCATTATTGTTTGATCTGCTGGAGCTTATGCATTTATTTCACGAATCACATTGTTCGTGGTGTTTAAAGCAAATAACGGGAGCTATTAGCAGTTAGGATCTTAGGGCATGTGGACAACTTTACATCCTTAAATACTGAAGTTATATTTCCTCACAAATCCAACTGTTAACAGTTCTTAATTCTTAAGTGACTCACGTTTTGAGGGGtgatattatttattcttttagcaGCGAGGTTTTAAAGGCTCATTTAGATCCAGGTTAGGAACAAAGCTCGATTGAATGGAGGTCATATATGGAGGCCATATTTATTCTTAAAGAGAAAACTATATGATATTCCGACAATGCATGTTTATAAATGATTTTATGAAAACAATGAACTTGGTCTCAAGTGCAGCGccttgtgtacatgtgtctggGTAGTCAGTCACAGGgatagaaaaaaaagagtagaaccCATGATCCTGTGTTAAAACGAACCTGTCTAGATTCCCTTGAAAGAAATAGCAACAACAGATAAGCTTATGTATGAAGTATAAAACTTTGAGGTCAGTAACTCGATTCaacttttaaagtatttaatttaGTATGGTGGCAACTGTGTGGCTAATTTTAATATTGAAATGAGTAATATTGTAGCCTAATctgaaatagttttttaaaatgggACCTTTTAAGTACTTCAAATCTTTGTGAATTATTAAAGTCATTGAAGTTAGACTTTCTTTTCCCAGATCAAGAAGATGAGAGTCTCTCTGAGAAGACAGACAAAACAGGCAAGAGCCATTGCCATTGCATTATATACTTAGTGTAGATCGACTGTTTTGAGAGTTGTATGTCTTGTTTTCCCTCTTTGGCTTGTGTATTAGGTTGTCACACTTAGAGAAATCCATTCACTTGAAAGAAAGCCCCACCGCTTTCACAGTGAAGTAAACTTGATGGTGTATAAGTCATTGGTCTCATCTGAGCTGATTATGTGTGCCTTGCGTGTATTTTACACCCACAGTATGCTTTGCAGCGGTGTTCAAGGCTTGGCGTGAAAAATTTGATTTGAATAGTTCCATTAATCCAATGGGGGAAAATATGGCTTAATAGACTTTCTGCTGATAGCTCCCCCTCTTACTAAGCTAActctgaaataaatatataatctaGTATTAGGAGCATGGCATTTAAAAGACCCTTGCtggtaatatttaatttaatatatatactAGCTGTGACATTATTAGTACAATGATGCTGAACCACAAGCTGATTCTTCACAGATGTTTGACCTGTTACTTGTCACCAGATTACTTATAAGCATACCCTGAACTTTctacttcaattttgtttttaaattgttttggatttcaagtctttaaaaatatctgCATGACAGAGTGTTCATTGTATATACAGAGAAGCATTTGTATTTTGCATCATGGCACACCTTTTTAATGAGGAGGCTGATGGGAATTAGGATGGGAAGGCATCTCTGGAAAGACCTGGTTTTAGCCAGTCTAAGTAATgccaataggaaaaaaaaagtacaggatTAATTTCAAGGTAAGAGTTGGACCTGTGTTTTGATGACTGAATACTAAGTTTCAAGAAATAGTAAATTAATTAAACTTTCTGGTTGAAAATAGAACTTTTTTTTACTTATACAGATTTATTACTTACATTAGGTCCTTTAGGTTTTGCTATAGAGTATTTCTCCTAGAAAAAGTGTACTATATGAGGAGAAAAGCCATTTCAATCCAATCTTATCATTCAGAGGTCTTAAAAAATGCCAACAGCATTGTTCTAAAACTTCAGGGCCTTCCTAATTCACATCTGAACTTTCAGCAGGTATTTGTCATTTATTTTGCCATTCCTACCATGAAAGAAAGGCATTTCAGTCTTAGGAAAATTCAGAAGCAATTTTTTGGTTCTCAGTTAATTCAGTTTCATCTTAAAAGTTCAAATTTAGCAAAGCACATGTTCCCTTGTTCATGCCAAGTGTGATAAAAACTAGTCGAAAAATAAAACCATTGCAAACAAGTAGAACACTGCACTCCAGTGCACACTGTACGGCACATCATTTGTGGGCACATGTAAGTCTGCCTTGGAAAGTTTGTAGAAAACCCCATTATCTCAGAGAGACTTTAGTTGTGCTTTTTAAATAGCTCCTTTCACTATGATAAGCACACACACGAACATTTAGACATTTGTAATCTTCTATCATCAAAAAGTTATTCTTTCTAGAGTTCCAGAATATCTTGTTATGCACAGGAGATAACACTTTTTCTTGATTGTATCTACAATATGAATGAGTAAAGTCACCTACCCTCTTTGAAATGCAGTCAGTTATAGGCTACTTTGTGGAATTCTAAATTTAACCTCTCTGTTTATAATACGAACctaccatatatatgtatatacatatatatggagctTAATATTCTTGAACTTCCATGAATAAAATATACATGGGCCTTATGTAGATGAAGTTTAGGCTGTCTGCAGTCAGCACACTAATTTTTCGAGGCTGTTCGGTTATAATATATGTTTCTGTTATTTCAGATGTCTAACTAGATTAAAAATTTATGGACGACAAAGCAGTATTTCTAATTAAAGTGTTTCCAAAGTGGCTAGTGCATTTATAACTTCTGGGtttgaatgaaaaattaaaagtttGGATACAGTTTTACCAAATAATAGCACTGTTTACTGCCCAGAAGCCTTCTTTTGAGAAAACAGAAACTATAATGAGAATTATAGTTTCATGAGAATTTATCCTTTCATGGTTTACTTAACATAGAATGCTACATATTTTGttcaaataaaatctttttcTATCCCTGTTTTAATTTGCTATTCCTTAAAATGACTACATTGCTAATGATTCTTACAGATCATTC
This Rattus norvegicus strain BN/NHsdMcwi chromosome 3, GRCr8, whole genome shotgun sequence DNA region includes the following protein-coding sequences:
- the Tbr1 gene encoding T-box brain protein 1 isoform X1, whose amino-acid sequence is MFPFLSFNISGLDPTAHYNIFVDVILADPNHWRFQGGKWVPCGKADTNVQGNRVYMHPDSPNTGAHWMRQEISFGKLKLTNNKGASNNNGQMVVLQSLHKYQPRLHVVEVNEDGTEDTSQPGRVQTFTFPETQFIAVTAYQNTDITQLKIDHNPFAKGFRDNYDTIYTGCDMDRLTPSPNDSPRSQIVPGARYAMAGSFLQDQFVSNYAKARFHPGAGAGPGPGTDRSVPHTNGLLSPQQAEDPGAPSPQRWFVTPANNRLDFAASAYDTATDFAGNAATLLSYAAAGVKALPLQAAGCTGRPLGYYADPSGWGARSPPQYCGAKSGSVLPCWPNSAAAAARMAGANPYLGEEAEGLAAERSPLAPAAEDAKPKDLSDSSWIETPSSIKSIDSSDSGIYEQAKRRRISPADTPVSESSSPLKSEVLAQRDCEKNCAKDIGGYYGFYSHS